A region from the Amycolatopsis camponoti genome encodes:
- a CDS encoding maleylpyruvate isomerase family mycothiol-dependent enzyme: MQLLEAIDVHADGLKRAALEAGPTAPVRNCPKWTVHDLVSHIAFVHGFAVGLALNRPARPTPPPDWDDVLGWWDGQRLALREALGGNPETAAFSPYPGFAETVGDWTRRMAHETAIHRLDAESALADVPETRFSPGFANDGVDEYLTYLTPRRGITPDVRVTTPERSWAFGEPKAELDGAADDVYRALWGRPHQASVTGDLAPLAAP; this comes from the coding sequence ATGCAGCTGCTGGAGGCGATCGACGTCCACGCCGACGGACTGAAGCGGGCGGCACTGGAAGCGGGTCCGACGGCACCGGTCCGGAACTGTCCGAAGTGGACTGTCCATGACCTGGTGTCGCACATCGCGTTCGTGCACGGCTTCGCCGTCGGCTTGGCGCTGAACCGGCCGGCGAGGCCGACTCCGCCACCGGACTGGGACGACGTCCTCGGCTGGTGGGACGGCCAGCGCCTGGCCTTGCGCGAAGCACTGGGCGGGAACCCGGAAACGGCCGCGTTTTCGCCGTACCCGGGCTTCGCCGAGACGGTCGGCGACTGGACGCGGCGGATGGCGCACGAGACGGCGATCCACCGCCTCGACGCCGAATCGGCGCTCGCCGACGTCCCGGAAACGCGCTTCTCCCCCGGGTTCGCCAACGACGGCGTCGACGAGTACCTGACGTACCTCACTCCGCGCCGCGGCATCACGCCCGACGTGCGCGTCACGACACCGGAGCGGTCGTGGGCCTTCGGCGAGCCGAAAGCCGAACTGGACGGCGCCGCCGACGACGTCTACCGGGCGTTGTGGGGCCGCCCGCACCAGGCGTCGGTGACGGGTGACCTCGCACCGCTCGCGGCGCCCTGA